One stretch of Flavobacterium sp. 9 DNA includes these proteins:
- the sufB gene encoding Fe-S cluster assembly protein SufB — MSKYTEDDLKIELETKEYEYGFYTDIESDTFPIGLNEDIVRAISLKKEEPEWMTDWRIEAFRAWKEMIEPEWANVHYEKPDFQAISYYSAPKQVDPSKTLDDVDPELLEMYKKLGISVDEQKMMNNVAMDIVVDSVSVATTFKKTLAEKGIIFCPISEAIKEHPELVRKYLGTVVPQKDNFYAALNSAVFSDGSFCYIPKGVRCPMELSTYFRINQAGTGQFERTLVIADEGSYVSYLEGCTAPSRDENQLHAAVVELIAMDDAEIKYSTVQNWFPGNKEGKGGVYNFVTKRGLCETNAKISWTQVETGSAVTWKYPSCVLKGDNSVGEFYSIAVTNNYQQADTGTKMIHLGKNTKSTIISKGISAGKSQNSYRGLVQISPRAENARNFSQCDSLLMGNNCGAHTFPYIESKNPSAKIEHEATTSKIGEDQVFYCNQRGIPTEKAIALIVNGFSKDVLNKLPMEFAVEAQKLLEISLEGSVG; from the coding sequence ATGTCAAAATACACTGAAGACGATTTAAAAATCGAACTCGAAACTAAAGAATACGAATACGGATTTTACACTGATATTGAATCAGATACATTCCCTATTGGCTTAAACGAAGATATCGTAAGAGCTATTTCTCTTAAAAAAGAAGAACCAGAATGGATGACCGATTGGCGCATCGAGGCTTTTCGTGCATGGAAAGAAATGATCGAGCCAGAATGGGCAAACGTTCATTATGAAAAACCAGACTTTCAGGCTATTTCATACTATTCTGCTCCAAAACAAGTAGATCCAAGCAAAACTTTAGACGATGTAGATCCGGAACTTCTTGAAATGTACAAAAAGTTAGGAATTTCTGTTGATGAACAAAAAATGATGAACAATGTCGCAATGGATATTGTTGTCGATTCTGTTTCTGTAGCTACTACTTTCAAGAAAACTTTGGCTGAAAAAGGAATTATTTTCTGTCCAATTTCAGAAGCTATAAAAGAACATCCGGAATTAGTTCGTAAATATTTAGGAACTGTTGTACCTCAAAAAGACAACTTCTATGCAGCATTAAACTCAGCCGTTTTCTCTGACGGAAGTTTCTGTTATATTCCAAAAGGCGTTCGTTGCCCAATGGAACTTTCAACTTATTTCAGAATCAATCAGGCAGGAACAGGACAATTCGAGAGAACTCTTGTTATTGCTGACGAAGGAAGTTACGTATCATACCTTGAAGGTTGTACTGCGCCGAGTCGTGACGAAAATCAATTGCACGCTGCGGTAGTTGAATTAATCGCTATGGATGATGCCGAAATTAAATATTCTACCGTTCAAAACTGGTTCCCTGGAAACAAAGAAGGAAAAGGTGGAGTTTATAACTTCGTAACCAAAAGAGGTTTATGCGAAACAAACGCAAAAATTTCATGGACACAAGTAGAAACTGGTTCTGCTGTAACCTGGAAATATCCTTCTTGTGTATTAAAAGGAGATAATTCGGTAGGAGAATTTTATTCAATCGCCGTTACCAATAATTACCAACAAGCTGATACGGGAACTAAAATGATCCATTTAGGTAAAAATACTAAATCGACTATTATTTCTAAAGGTATCTCGGCTGGTAAATCACAAAACAGTTACCGTGGATTAGTGCAAATTAGCCCAAGAGCTGAAAATGCACGTAACTTTTCACAATGTGACTCTCTTTTAATGGGGAATAATTGTGGAGCACATACTTTCCCTTATATCGAAAGTAAAAATCCATCGGCTAAAATAGAGCACGAAGCAACTACAAGTAAAATTGGAGAAGATCAAGTTTTTTATTGCAACCAAAGAGGTATTCCGACTGAAAAAGCGATTGCCTTAATTGTAAATGGTTTCAGTAAAGATGTATTGAACAAATTACCAATGGAATTTGCTGTTGAAGCTCAAAAATTATTAGAGATTTCTTTAGAAGGATCTGTAGGTTAA
- a CDS encoding MBL fold metallo-hydrolase, whose product MKLYPIESGNFKLDGGAMFGVVPKTIWNKTNPADDNNLIDIAARCLLIEDGNRLILIDTGMGDKQSEKFFGYYSLWGSHSIDKSLAKYGFNRDDITDVFMTHLHFDHCGGSVQWNSTKTGYEPAFKNAKYWSNENHWEWATKPNAREKASFLSENILPMQESGQLNFIKRPEADFGFSDEMNFGIYYVDGHTEKQMIPHIKYQDKTIVFCADLLATAGHIPLPYVMGYDTRPLLTMPEKSKFLNAAADNNYYLFLEHDAHNQIITVEHTEKGVRLKEVFTCEEIL is encoded by the coding sequence ATGAAACTTTACCCTATAGAATCCGGAAATTTTAAGTTAGACGGAGGCGCAATGTTTGGTGTTGTGCCCAAAACAATCTGGAACAAAACTAATCCTGCCGATGATAATAATTTAATTGATATTGCAGCTCGTTGTTTGCTTATTGAAGATGGAAATCGGCTGATTTTGATTGATACCGGAATGGGTGACAAACAATCTGAGAAGTTTTTTGGATATTATTCGCTTTGGGGATCGCATTCTATAGACAAATCATTGGCTAAATATGGTTTTAACCGAGATGATATTACAGACGTTTTTATGACGCATTTACATTTTGATCATTGTGGAGGAAGTGTACAATGGAATTCGACTAAAACAGGATACGAACCAGCTTTTAAAAATGCTAAATATTGGAGCAACGAGAATCATTGGGAATGGGCAACAAAACCAAACGCCCGCGAAAAAGCTTCTTTTTTGTCCGAGAATATTTTACCAATGCAGGAAAGCGGACAATTGAATTTTATAAAACGTCCTGAAGCTGATTTTGGCTTTTCTGACGAAATGAATTTCGGAATTTATTATGTTGACGGACATACTGAAAAACAGATGATTCCGCATATTAAATATCAGGATAAAACCATCGTTTTTTGTGCCGATTTGTTGGCGACAGCAGGACATATTCCGTTGCCGTATGTTATGGGTTATGATACAAGACCTTTATTGACAATGCCTGAAAAATCTAAATTTCTAAACGCAGCGGCCGATAATAATTATTATTTGTTCTTAGAACATGACGCACATAATCAAATTATAACAGTTGAACATACTGAGAAAGGTGTTCGGTTGAAAGAAGTATTTACGTGTGAAGAGATTCTTTAG
- a CDS encoding iron-sulfur cluster assembly accessory protein — MIKVSDTAKKKIIDLMKDDGFDAASDYVRVGVKSGGCSGLSYDLKFDKTKGDDDKIFVDNDITIAVEKKSFLYLAGTILEFSGGLNGKGFVFNNPNASRTCGCGESFSL, encoded by the coding sequence ATGATAAAAGTTTCTGATACAGCTAAAAAGAAAATCATCGATTTAATGAAAGACGATGGTTTTGATGCTGCTAGCGACTACGTAAGAGTAGGCGTGAAAAGTGGCGGATGCTCTGGTTTGTCTTATGATTTAAAGTTTGACAAAACTAAAGGCGACGACGATAAAATATTCGTAGACAACGACATAACAATTGCAGTTGAAAAAAAATCATTTCTATATTTAGCCGGAACAATTCTCGAATTCTCTGGCGGATTAAACGGAAAAGGTTTTGTATTTAATAATCCAAATGCCAGCAGAACTTGTGGTTGCGGAGAATCTTTTTCGCTATAA
- a CDS encoding T9SS type A sorting domain-containing protein, whose translation MKTKLLLLLLLANFSIFAQTNLVPNGSFEDWSSSSQPDNWNRFLSGYVSQSSTAQNGGSSTNMMIASGTFNYINTDYFAVEAGKKYRVTMYHKVVKGTFSSVDFSVYHKPGTFKEEIIKKSDITFSTTEWRKIEFEYTSTASENIEVDIWTNGSLDSEILVDNVSVVDVAEAPSQYTMIPDANFEKKLIDLGIDSGAIDGKVLTSKINTLQSLNISNSSISDLSGIEDFSALYSLYCNNNNLTSLDLSKNLLLLNIDCSHNLLTSLTINKAGSNLNAAVNKLENVDFSQNTSLNFLDLTSNLLTTLDISQNESLGTLQLSYNKLTSLNLSKNKVLGYLKCSGNQLSTIDLSNNTTLEYLFITTNLLTTLDLSKNTKLRFVDCSSNQLTNLKIPSGASLQNLNCAYNKLTSLDLSANTGLTELEFQSNLIETVNVAASINLDFFNGSYNQLKTLDVSKNANLTYFNCTGNKLLSELNLKNGNNTKIKDTDFSIQNTPSLYCLMVDDIAYSNANWSTNIDLYTTFTDAPCAPAKYTLIPDLSFEKCLIAKGIDAVEDGKVLTSKIAIVKVLDLSDYFSNIKITDLTGIEDFTALEELKLPYTFDNNGPLKNIDISHNLALKKLDCTQTRLTTLDVSNNLALTELNLYENNLTTLDVTKNLALETLNCSMNRLTSINVSNNPALKKLLCSGSNTEGIGNIQQGLLTSIDLTQNTALEYLDISNNNKIIGLDLSKNTKLTILLINNNNLNSVYFPENKLLKALSCEYNNLTTLDISLYPNLEILNCGYNKLTALNLTQHPNFKNLTCPVNEITTLDLSNNPQLEILYASNNKLTALDLSKNPKLFQIICSANNLTELNLKNGGNTKLDSYYFNSFAGNPNLFCITVDDVEYANKNWIKYKDLVASYNTECGFSLPSKNFAVETKGESCVGENNGEISITATAEFPYVASVNGKASTFTNNSLKVNNLAPGTYAVIVTIPGEVYEQTFNLTIAKAVTITGKSSISSKKVDVEITQGTAPFTVFVDGTQQFQTNDAAFSLNVDKNALVEVVTAKACEGVFAKKVSVSNFESQILSAYPNPTSGSFEIQIPTNKKEVKIELYNFGGQLISGKTYTIENGKALLNLENQASGIYAVKVYLETPEYLKIIKK comes from the coding sequence ATGAAAACAAAACTACTCTTGTTGCTGTTATTAGCAAATTTTTCAATTTTTGCACAAACCAACTTAGTTCCAAATGGGAGCTTCGAAGACTGGTCTTCGTCTTCACAACCAGATAATTGGAATCGTTTCTTAAGTGGTTATGTTTCTCAAAGTTCAACTGCCCAAAATGGCGGATCAAGTACCAATATGATGATTGCCAGCGGTACATTCAACTACATAAATACCGACTATTTTGCTGTAGAAGCTGGTAAAAAATATCGTGTAACAATGTATCACAAAGTTGTAAAAGGTACATTTTCTTCTGTTGATTTTAGCGTTTACCACAAACCTGGAACATTCAAAGAAGAAATAATCAAAAAATCAGACATAACTTTCTCAACTACTGAATGGAGAAAAATTGAATTTGAATATACTTCAACTGCTTCTGAGAATATTGAAGTAGATATCTGGACTAACGGATCTCTTGATTCTGAAATTTTGGTTGATAATGTTTCTGTTGTAGATGTTGCCGAAGCTCCTTCTCAATACACGATGATTCCAGATGCAAATTTTGAAAAGAAACTGATCGATTTAGGAATTGATTCGGGTGCTATTGATGGTAAAGTATTAACATCAAAAATCAATACTTTACAATCTTTGAATATATCAAATAGCTCAATTAGCGATTTAAGTGGAATCGAGGATTTTAGTGCTTTGTATTCATTGTATTGCAATAATAACAATTTGACGAGTCTTGATCTTTCAAAAAATTTATTATTATTAAATATTGACTGTAGCCATAATCTATTAACTAGTTTAACTATCAATAAAGCAGGAAGCAACCTTAATGCTGCTGTTAATAAGTTAGAAAATGTAGATTTTTCTCAAAACACTTCTTTGAACTTCTTAGATTTAACTAGTAATTTATTAACTACTTTAGATATTTCTCAAAACGAAAGTTTAGGAACTTTACAACTAAGTTATAATAAATTAACCTCTTTAAATCTTTCAAAAAATAAAGTACTAGGATATCTTAAATGTTCAGGAAACCAATTAAGTACTATAGATCTTTCAAATAATACTACTTTAGAATATTTATTTATTACAACTAATTTACTTACTACATTAGATTTGTCTAAAAACACAAAACTGAGATTTGTGGATTGCTCTTCTAATCAATTGACAAACCTCAAAATTCCTAGTGGAGCCTCTTTACAGAATTTAAATTGTGCTTATAACAAACTGACAAGTTTAGATCTTTCTGCTAACACTGGTTTAACTGAACTTGAGTTTCAATCAAATTTAATAGAAACTGTAAATGTAGCGGCTAGTATAAATTTAGATTTTTTTAATGGTAGTTATAATCAACTTAAAACTTTGGATGTTTCTAAAAATGCTAATTTGACTTATTTTAATTGTACTGGAAACAAATTATTAAGTGAGCTAAATTTAAAAAATGGCAATAATACCAAAATAAAAGACACTGATTTCTCTATCCAAAATACTCCAAGCTTATACTGCTTAATGGTAGATGATATAGCTTATTCTAATGCAAATTGGTCAACAAATATTGATCTTTATACAACTTTTACTGATGCTCCATGTGCACCAGCAAAATACACTCTTATTCCAGACCTTAGTTTTGAAAAATGTCTAATAGCAAAAGGAATCGATGCTGTAGAAGATGGTAAAGTATTGACTAGCAAAATTGCTATTGTCAAGGTTTTAGATTTGAGCGATTATTTCTCCAATATAAAAATTACAGATCTAACAGGAATTGAAGATTTTACTGCACTTGAAGAATTAAAATTACCTTATACTTTTGATAATAATGGTCCTTTAAAAAACATTGATATTTCACACAATCTAGCATTAAAAAAACTAGACTGTACACAAACACGACTAACTACCTTAGATGTTTCTAATAATTTAGCCTTAACTGAATTAAATCTTTATGAAAATAATCTAACAACTCTTGATGTAACTAAAAACTTAGCATTAGAAACACTTAACTGTTCTATGAACAGACTAACAAGTATCAATGTTTCTAACAATCCTGCCTTAAAAAAATTGCTTTGTTCAGGTTCAAATACTGAAGGAATAGGAAATATTCAGCAAGGTTTACTAACAAGTATAGATCTCACCCAAAATACGGCTCTAGAATATTTGGACATTAGCAATAATAATAAAATTATTGGACTTGATTTATCTAAAAACACAAAATTGACGATATTATTAATTAACAATAACAATTTAAACTCTGTTTATTTTCCTGAAAATAAATTATTGAAAGCCTTATCTTGCGAGTACAACAATCTTACCACATTAGACATTTCATTATATCCTAATCTCGAAATTTTAAATTGTGGTTACAATAAATTGACCGCTCTAAATTTAACTCAGCATCCTAATTTCAAAAATTTGACCTGTCCAGTAAATGAAATTACAACTTTAGATCTTTCTAATAACCCACAATTAGAAATTTTATATGCCTCTAACAATAAGCTTACTGCTTTAGATCTATCTAAAAACCCAAAGTTGTTTCAAATTATTTGTAGCGCTAATAATTTAACGGAGCTAAATTTGAAAAATGGCGGTAATACTAAATTGGATAGTTACTATTTTAACAGTTTTGCTGGCAATCCAAATTTATTTTGCATAACTGTTGACGATGTAGAATATGCCAATAAAAACTGGATAAAATACAAGGATTTGGTTGCAAGTTATAATACCGAATGTGGCTTTAGTTTGCCTTCAAAAAACTTTGCTGTAGAAACAAAAGGCGAATCTTGTGTTGGAGAAAATAATGGTGAAATTAGCATAACAGCAACTGCAGAATTCCCATATGTTGCAAGCGTAAACGGAAAAGCCAGCACATTTACAAACAATAGTCTAAAAGTTAATAATCTGGCACCAGGAACTTATGCAGTTATTGTAACAATTCCGGGAGAAGTATATGAACAGACTTTTAATCTAACAATCGCAAAAGCCGTAACTATTACAGGAAAATCAAGTATATCATCTAAAAAAGTTGATGTTGAAATTACACAAGGAACTGCTCCATTTACAGTTTTTGTTGATGGAACTCAGCAATTTCAAACTAATGACGCAGCTTTTTCTTTAAATGTTGATAAAAATGCCTTAGTAGAAGTTGTTACTGCAAAAGCTTGTGAAGGTGTTTTTGCTAAAAAAGTTTCTGTTTCAAATTTCGAATCACAAATTTTGTCTGCTTATCCAAATCCAACTTCCGGAAGTTTTGAAATTCAAATTCCAACAAATAAAAAAGAAGTTAAAATAGAATTATACAATTTTGGAGGTCAATTAATTTCTGGTAAAACTTATACTATCGAAAATGGAAAAGCATTATTGAATCTTGAAAATCAAGCTTCAGGAATTTATGCTGTAAAAGTCTATTTAGAAACTCCGGAATATCTAAAAATTATAAAAAAATAA